In Flavobacterium sp. GSB-24, the genomic window GTTATAATTTAAAATCCTGCAAAATTATTACAGTAACTCATTTATTAAAAAGACATCTTTAAAGTAGTCCTTTCATTTTATGTATTCCTTTACTAATATAATGTTCACCATCTGGCAATAATGTCTGTCCTTTTGTAATCCATGAAATCCCGAAGGCTATTACAGCAATGGATTCAAAAATAAAAACAAAAGGAATCTTTTTAATTTTCCATCCCGCTATAAAATATATTCCCATAATCAGCAGAGAACCAATAATCACCCAGCCGCATATTTTATAGATAATATTACGCTTTCCTTTTTGAGTCAGGGAGCCATTAGATGATTTAATGGGATATCTTCATTTTTCTTTACAAAAAACACTAAGGACATTATAGCAAGGCAGAATAGAAAAGTTGCAGCAAAGGCAAAATGCCACCATTTTCCAGTAATAAAATCAAATACTCCTCCGCTGCCGGTATGAACACTGTCCTGACAATCCAAACAGACTTTTGCAGTTGGCACAAATGCAACACCCATTCCGCAGATTCCTGCAATAAATGTTAAAAACTGCTCTTTCCAGTTATAACCTTTATAAGTAATAAGCAATGTTCCTAAAACACACAAAACTACTACTAGTATATCACCACGATCAGTATAGAAATAGTCGCTGATAGAAGGTTCAAAACCATAAAAATCAGATGACCTTCTGGGAAATACTGATAAAATTACAGGAAGCAGTAATCCGCTGAAGCCTATAAGATTTCTTAATGTGAGGTACGAGAATACCAATTCATTATTTTGTTCCTTGGAATTATCAGATTTATTTTCTAAAGTGAGCAATTTATCAGTTTCTTCCATAATTGTAAATCTTAAGTTTATAAAATATTTTAAATTCCAACCCTTAAAAGTATTACAATCCTTTCAATTATTTATACGTCAAAATACTGATATAATTATTCCTTATTAATCTCCCGCCGAATTTAATCAATTATGGTAATATGCCAGGATTAATCCACTTAAGTAGTTCTAGCTTCTCAGATGAGTGCTATGTGGAAAATCTGCTACTTCGAGAATACCCTTAACACATTGTAAATCATTGCAATCCTATAAAAATAGGATTTTATAATATAACAGGATTTTTTTTCCTGATAGTAACTTTGGCATAAACTAAAAAAATTAAAATCATGGAAGATAATGCAAACATAGGAAAAGTGGATGATGCTCATATCGATATTTCAGAACCGCAAGAAATTCAATATTGGTCCGAAAAATTAAATGTGCCTGAAGAGGTTTTGAAAAATGCTGTCAGAGCCGCTGGAACCAGTGTAGATGATTTTACTAAACATCTCACACAAAACATCTGATATTATGCCTTGGTATAACGGGGATTATCCCCCATCTTACAAGAATCAGCCGACCGAGCTTAGGGAAAAAGCGATAGAAATAGCCAATGCCCTGCTTCTAGATGGTGCGGAAGAAGGAATTGCAATTGCTACAGGACTCAAACAGGCCAGAGAGCTCTTAAAAAATCACAAAGAGAAAACTGAAAAACCAGAAAATCATGGAAAGTAACAAGTATAAAGAAATTCATAATGAATCCGAAAATCAAGATATACTAAATGCTCCAAGCA contains:
- a CDS encoding DUF3606 domain-containing protein, with product MEDNANIGKVDDAHIDISEPQEIQYWSEKLNVPEEVLKNAVRAAGTSVDDFTKHLTQNI